One segment of Triticum aestivum cultivar Chinese Spring chromosome 2A, IWGSC CS RefSeq v2.1, whole genome shotgun sequence DNA contains the following:
- the LOC123185689 gene encoding benzyl alcohol O-benzoyltransferase, with product MAATSLAFVARRGEPELVAPVGPTPRELKRLSDLDDQESLRFYRSVIYLYRGRPSRPRADPARIIRHGLAAALVHYYPIAGRLRELPGRKLAVDCTGEGVCFVEADADVALDEFGDTLCPPVPCAGQLLCLPESNSAVVVDRPLLYVQVTRLRCGGFVFGIQVCHNLVDAPGVTQLLQAVGELAGGMEAPRVRPVWARELLDARDPPCPTYQHPEYELAADAANDRLRPGAELVHRAFLFGPEELSSLRDQLPPRMRTRCSRFLLLSAFAWRCRTAALGYAPGDEVRFMFVVNARGKRGRPLPEGFYGNALTFGVARTTAGELCSGPLGRAVELIVAAKARVADDDYAQSVADALVLRGRPRFTTARTYLVTDLTKSNLHEVDLGWGLPVYGGPATTTLATFHIPAAGGTITVPMCLPPRAMERFAANVRAGLSGASSGVESAILSRM from the exons ATGGCCGCCACGTCCCTGGCATTCGTGGCGCGCCGCGGCGAGCCGGAGCTGGTCGCGCCGGTCGGGCCGACGCCGCGCGAGCTCAAGCGGCTCTCGGACCTCGACGACCAGGAGAGCCTCCGGTTCTATCGCTCCGTCATATACCTCTACCGGGGCCGCCCCTCGCGGCCGCGAGCCGACCCGGCCAGGATCATACGTCACGGCCTGGCCGCGGCGCTCGTGCACTACTACCCCATCGCCGGGCGGCTCCGCGAGCTGCCCGGCAGGAAGCTCGCTGTGGACTGCACCGGCGAGGGGGTGTGTTTCGTCGAGGCCGATGCGGACGTCGCGCTGGACGAGTTCGGCGACACGCTGTGCCCGCCGGTCCCTTGCGCcggccagctcctgtgcttgccggAGAGCAACTCCGCCGTCGTTGTCGACCGTCCACTGCTCTACGTTCAA GTGACGAGGTTGAGGTGCGGAGGCTTCGTGTTCGGCATCCAGGTGTGCCATAACCTCGTGGACGCGCCGGGCGTCACGCAGCTCCTGCAGGCCGTCGGCGAGCTGGCGGGCGGCATGGAGGCACCAAGGGTGCGGCCTGTGTGGGCGAGGGAACTGCTCGACGCGCGCGACCCCCCATGCCCCACCTACCAGCACCCCGAGTACGAGCTCGCGGCCGACGCGGCCAACGACAGGCTCCGTCCGGGCGCCGAGCTCGTGCACCGGGCGTTCCTCTTCGGCCCCGAGGAGCTGTCCTCGCTGAGGGACCAGCTACCGCCGCGGATGAGAACGCGGTGCTCCCGGTTCCTGCTCCTGTCGGCGTTCGCGTGGCGCTGCCGGACCGCGGCGCTCGGCTACGCGCCCGGCGACGAGGTGCGGTTCATGTTCGTGGTGAACGCCCGCGGGAAGCGCGGCCGGCCGCTCCCCGAGGGGTTCTACGGGAACGCGCTCACCTTCGGCGTGGCGCGGACGACGGCCGGCGAGCTCTGCTCGGGGCCGCTGGGCCGCGCCGTGGAGCTGATCGTGGCCGCGAAGGCGCGGGTCGCCGACGACGACTACGCGCAGTCGGTGGCCGACGCGCTGGTGCTGCGCGGGCGGCCGCGGTTCACGACGGCGCGGACGTATCTCGTGACGGATCTCACCAAGTCGAACCTGCACGAGGTGGACCTCGGGTGGGGCCTGCCGGTGTACGGTGGACCGGCCACGACGACGCTTGCCACGTTCCACATTCCTGCGGCCGGCGGGACGATCACCGTGCCGATGTGCCTGCCGCCGCGCGCCATGGAGAGGTTCGCGGCCAATGTGCGCGCGGGGCTCTCGGGGGCTTCAAGTGGCGTGGAGTCGGCCATACTGTCCAGGATGTAG
- the LOC123189729 gene encoding CLIP-associated protein isoform X2 has product MEAALEAARAKDTKERLAGVERLHEALDAAARRGLSPAEVTSLVDTCVDLTRDANFRVAQGGLQALSAAAVLAGDHFKIHLNALVPAAVERLGDGKQPVREAARQLLVTLMEVSSPTIILERAGNYAWTHKSWRVREEFVLTVATAVGLFASTELLMQRVLLSPVLQLMNDSNQSVREAAISCIEEMYKNMGSQFHEELQRHNLPTYMLKEINSRLNRIEPKVPASDGTATQHKVAASRSVSVNPKRGSPRTKSTPRESTLFGGDTDITEKPVEPVRVHSEKELLREFEKIAATLVPEKDWSVRIAAMQRIEALVYGGAIDYPSFLTLLKQLIPPLSTQLADRRSTIVKQACHLLNVLSKELLGDFEPCAEQFIPMLFKLVVITVLVIAESSDTCIKTILRNCKVARILPRVADTAKNDRSAILRARCCEYALLILEYWADAPEIQRSADLYEDLIKCCVADAMSEVRSTARTCYRMFTKTWPERSRRLFMQFDPAIQRTINDEDGVHKRYASPSLREKVLQPSRTSSHASGTHMPGYGTSAIVAMDKSAAISSDSSLPSNNLRLSQSKTTSSVSDRSLESVLSSSKEKVSAIESLLKGVSISDRQNFSVARSTSLDLAPASNHLSLQNSAFLDSTIPSIKSSSTRNGGSRALDTMTTQLATKERSRSPYLSNLSSESMTGLSLPYVRRSSERLQDGMDESNDLRSTRRFPQMHTEKNYIDMPYRDGAAHRDSHNNNVPNFQRPLLRKQVMSRPSASSRDRFDDSQVPSNDVSRYTDTLATLHDALSEGLNPSSDWVARVSAFDFIRNIVQQGQRGTQEIIQNFEKVMKLFFRHLDDPHHKVAQAAFSTLAEIIPACKKPFESYVERILPHVFSRLIDPKELVKKPCSLTLEIVGRLYAIDMLLPALVRSLDEQRSPKAKLAVIEFANRSFSNYTVDSEGYSNSGFLKLWLSKLAPLVNEKNAKLKEASIAGIISVYSQFDSTAVLNFILSLSVEEQNLLRRALKQKTPRIEVDLVNYLQSKKERPRPKSYDQADFGTSSEDGYAQTLKKSYPFGRYSSSSLDAEVGKKTTTVHEPTLHNVSMARTTSDMSAGTNQSLEPASGTEVFLNRSRESKNNFSSAVEDNRSWTNYPEKTDASLDGETAMSTPRLDFSQLHSPDGHNAVGSTTGKDVQETDMVVNLSSIKTSIHADNGLSIPQLLHQISTDTEISSLEKHEALQHLIKASLGNDSSVWSKYFNQILTTVLDVLGDSDPSTREIALSLIAEMLNNQKDAMEESIEIVLEKLLHVTKDVVAKISNEANRCINVLLAKYDPFRSLAVVVPLLVSDDEKILVVCINYLTKLVAHLSQEELMDQLPTFLPALFDAFSNQSPDVRKSVVFCLVDIYIMLGKAFVPYLEGLSSTQLRLVTIYANRISQARSGTAIDSANQ; this is encoded by the exons ATGGAGGCGGCGCTGGAGGCGGCGCGCGCCAAGGACACCAAGGAGCGCCTGGCCGGGGTGGAGCGCCTGCACGAGGCGCTCGACGCGGCGGCGCGCCGCGGCCTCTCCCCGGCCGAGGTCACCTCTCTGGTGGAcacctgcgtggatctgacgcggGACGCCAACTTCCGCGTCGCGCAGGGGGGGCTGCAggcgctctccgccgccgccgtgctcgccGGGGACCACTTCAAGATCCACCTCAACGCGCTCGTCCCCGCCGCCGTCGAGCGCCTCGGCGACGGCAAGCAGCCCGTCCGCGAGGCCGCGCGCCAGCTCCTCGTCACGCTCATGGAG GTTTCTTCACCAACAATCATTCTCGAAAGGGCCGGAAATTATGCATGGACTCATAAGAGTTGGAGGGTTCGGGAAGAGTTTGTACTTACAGTGGCAACTGCAGTTGGGCTTTTCGCTTCTACGGAGCTTCTCATGCAACGAGTTTTACTCTCACCC GTCCTACAGTTGATGAATGATTCGAACCAAAGTGTCAGAGAAGCTGCTATATCTTGTATTGAG GAAATGTACAAGAACATGGGATCTCAGTTCCACGAAGAGTTGCAGCGCCATAATCTGCCTACATACATG CTAAAAGAAATAAATTCAAGATTGAATAGAATTGAACCAAAGGTTCCCGCATCTGATGGTACTGCAACACAGCATAAAGTTGCAGCATCTAGATCCGTTAGTGTTAACCCAAAAAGAGGCAGCCCACGGACAAAAAGCACACCGAGGGAAAGCACATTATTTGGAG GTGACACTGATATAACTGAAAAACCAGTGGAACCAGTAAGAGTCCACTCAGAGAAAGAATTACTTCGGGAGTTTGAGAAGATTGCAGCTACTCTTGTTCCAGAAAAGGACTGGTCAGTTCGTATTGCTGCCATGCAAAGGATTGAAGCACTGGTTTATGGAG GAGCTATTGATTACCCATCGTTTCTGACACTCTTGAAGCAGCTGATTCCTCCATTGTCTACTCAGCTAGCTGATCGACGGTCTACCATTGTAAAACAG GCATGCCATTTACTTAATGTGCTGTCCAAAGAACTCCTTGGTGACTTTGAGCCATGTGCTGAACAATTTATTCCG ATGCTTTTTAAGCTTGTTGTTATAACTGTGCTTGTCATCGCTGAATCTTCAGACACCTGCATAAAAACT ATCCTGCGAAACTGCAAGGTTGCACGAATTCTTCCTCGTGTAGCTGACACAGCCAAGAATGACCGAAGCGCAATTCTCCGTGCTAG GTGCTGCGAATACGCACTTCTAATATTGGAATATTGGGCTGATGCCCCGGAAATACAACGATCAGCTGATTTATATGAAGATCTAATAAAGTGCTGTGTAGCAGATGCTATGAGTGAG GTCCGTTCAACTGCAAGAACTTGCTACAGAATGTTCACGAAAACATGGCCTGAGCGCTCTCGCCGTCTTTTTATGCAATTTGATCCTGCCATACAGAGG ACAATAAATGATGAGGATGGTGTGCACAAACGTTATGCTTCTCCCTCACTTCGTGAGAAGGTTCTGCAGCCTTCTCGCACTTCATCTCATGCAAGTGGCACTCATATGCCTGGATATGGCACTTCAGCTATTGTTGCAATGGACAAGAGTGCAGCTATTTCTTCAGATTCATCTCTGCCATCAAACAATCTTCGTTTATCACAGTCAAAGACAACCAGCAGCGTTTCTGATAGAAGCCTAGAAAGTGTGCTCAGTTCAAGCAAAGAAAAGGTTTCTGCTATTGAAAGTTTGCTGAAAGGTGTTAGCATATCAGATAGGCAAAATTTCTCAGTTGCACGCTCAACAAGCTTGGACCTTG CACCAGCTTCAAATCATCTATCTCTGCAGAACTCAGCGTTCTTGGATTCAACCATTCCTAGCATCAAAAGTTCTAGTACACGAAATGGAGGTTCCCGCGCATTGGATACAATGACGACACAGTTGGCCACCAAAGAGCGATCGAGGTCACCATATTTGAGTAATCTATCATCCGAGTCCATGACGGGCTTATCACTGCCTTATGTAAGAAGATCTTCAGAGAGGCTTCAAGACGGAATGGATGAGAGTAATGATCTGCGGTCAACCAGGCGGTTTCCTCAAATGCACACAGAAAAAAACTATATTGATATGCCTTATAGGGATGGTGCTGCTCACAGAGATTCACATAACAACAATGTCCCGAATTTCCAGAGACCTCTTCTAAGAAAGCAAGTAATGTCAAGGCCTTCTGCAAGTAGCCGGGACAGATTTGATGATAGTCAAGTACCTTCCAATGATGTATCTAGATATACAGATACTCTGGCTACTCTACACGATGCACTTTCTGAGGGTCTCAATCCTAGTTCTGACTGGGTAGCAAGAGTCTCTGCTTTTGATTTTATTCGGAATATAGTGCAACAAGGTCAGAGAGGTACTCAAGAAATTATTCAGAATTTTGAAAAGGTCATGAAGCTATTTTTCCGCCATCTGGATGATCCTCATCATAAGGTTGCACAAGCCGCTTTTTCTACGCTTGCAGAGATTATTCCTGCTTGCAAGAAGCCATTTGAGAGTTATGTCGAAAGAATTTTGCCACATGTCTTTTCCCGCCTTATTGATCCAAAAGAGTTGGTAAAAAAACCATGTTCTTTGACTTTGGAGATTGTTGGTCGATTATATGCAATCGATATGTTGCTACCTGCCCTAGTACGCTCACTAGATGAACAGAGGTCACCAAAGGCAAAGCTGGCTGTTATTGAATTTGCAAACAGATCGTTCAGTAATTACACGGTAGATTCTGAAGGTTATAGTAACAGTGGCTTCCTTAAGCTATGGCTTTCAAAATTGGCACCGTTAGTGAATGAAAAGAATGCAAAACTGAAGGAGGCATCTATTGCTGGTATCATATCTGTGTATTCTCAGTTTGACTCAACGGCAGTGTTAAATTTTATTTTAAGTTTATCAGTTGAAGAGCAAAACCTATTGAGGCGTGCCCTGAAGCAAAAAACACCTCGTATTGAGGTTGATCTGGTGAACTACTTGCAGAGCAAGAAAGAACGGCCACGCCCTAAATCTTATGACCAGGCAGACTTTGGAACTTCTTCCGAAGATGGTTATGCACAGACATTGAAGAAGAGCTATCCTTTTGGGCGGTATTCTTCTAGTTCccttgacgccgaagtgggaaagAAGACCACTACAGTGCATGAACCAACATTACATAATGTCTCTATGGCCCGAACAACTTCGGATATGAGTGCCGGTACTAATCAAAGCCTGGAACCGGCCTCAGGAACTGAAGTATTTTTAAATAGAAGTAGAGAATCAAAGAATAATTTTAGCTCAGCTGTGGAAGATAATCGTTCTTGGACAAACTACCCTGAAAAAACCGATGCCTCCTTAGATGGTGAAACCGCTATGAGCACTCCGCGCTTGGATTTCAGCCAACTGCACAGCCCTGATGGGCATAATGCTGTTGGTTCAACTACAGGAAAAGATGTTCAGGAGACAGATATGGTTGTAAACCTTAGTTCTATAAAGACCAGCATACATGCTGACAACGGCTTGAGCATACCACAACTTCTTCATCAG ATAAGCACCGACACAGAAATATCAAGTTTGGAAAAGCACGAAGCATTACAACACTTGATTAAGGCTTCGCTTGGTAATGACAGCTCCGTTTGGTCAAAG TATTTCAATCAAATATTAACGACCGTACTTGACGTGCTGGGTGACTCCGATCCATCTACTAGGGAGATTGCTTTGTCTTTAATTGCTGAGATGCTCAACAATCAG AAAGACGCTATGGAAGAATCTATTGAGATTGTTCTTGAAAAACTTCTGCATGTGACGAAAGATGTGGTGGCAAAG ATTTCAAATGAAGCGAACCGATGCATAAATGTTTTGTTGGCAAAATACGATCCTTTCAGATCTCTTGCT GTTGTAGTACCTCTTTTGGTCAGTGATGATGAAAAGATACTCGTTGTGTGTATCAACTATTTGACAAAG CTTGTCGCGCACCTTTCCCAAGAGGAATTGATGGATCAACTGCCTACATTTTTGCCAGCACTGTTTGATGCTTTTAGTAACCAAAGTCCAGATGTTCGAAAG AGTGTTGTATTCTGCTTGGTGGATATCTACATCATGCTCGGGAAAGCATTCGTCCCGTACCTGGAAGGGCTGAGCAGCACGCAGCTGCGCTTGGTGACCATCTACGCCAACCGGATTTCGCAGGCAAGGTCCGGCACGGCGATCGACAGCGCTAACCAATGA
- the LOC123189729 gene encoding CLIP-associated protein isoform X1 — MEAALEAARAKDTKERLAGVERLHEALDAAARRGLSPAEVTSLVDTCVDLTRDANFRVAQGGLQALSAAAVLAGDHFKIHLNALVPAAVERLGDGKQPVREAARQLLVTLMEVSSPTIILERAGNYAWTHKSWRVREEFVLTVATAVGLFASTELLMQRVLLSPVLQLMNDSNQSVREAAISCIEEMYKNMGSQFHEELQRHNLPTYMLKEINSRLNRIEPKVPASDGTATQHKVAASRSVSVNPKRGSPRTKSTPRESTLFGGDTDITEKPVEPVRVHSEKELLREFEKIAATLVPEKDWSVRIAAMQRIEALVYGGAIDYPSFLTLLKQLIPPLSTQLADRRSTIVKQACHLLNVLSKELLGDFEPCAEQFIPMLFKLVVITVLVIAESSDTCIKTILRNCKVARILPRVADTAKNDRSAILRARCCEYALLILEYWADAPEIQRSADLYEDLIKCCVADAMSEVRSTARTCYRMFTKTWPERSRRLFMQFDPAIQRTINDEDGVHKRYASPSLREKVLQPSRTSSHASGTHMPGYGTSAIVAMDKSAAISSDSSLPSNNLRLSQSKTTSSVSDRSLESVLSSSKEKVSAIESLLKGVSISDRQNFSVARSTSLDLGVDAPSSRDPPVPLAAPASNHLSLQNSAFLDSTIPSIKSSSTRNGGSRALDTMTTQLATKERSRSPYLSNLSSESMTGLSLPYVRRSSERLQDGMDESNDLRSTRRFPQMHTEKNYIDMPYRDGAAHRDSHNNNVPNFQRPLLRKQVMSRPSASSRDRFDDSQVPSNDVSRYTDTLATLHDALSEGLNPSSDWVARVSAFDFIRNIVQQGQRGTQEIIQNFEKVMKLFFRHLDDPHHKVAQAAFSTLAEIIPACKKPFESYVERILPHVFSRLIDPKELVKKPCSLTLEIVGRLYAIDMLLPALVRSLDEQRSPKAKLAVIEFANRSFSNYTVDSEGYSNSGFLKLWLSKLAPLVNEKNAKLKEASIAGIISVYSQFDSTAVLNFILSLSVEEQNLLRRALKQKTPRIEVDLVNYLQSKKERPRPKSYDQADFGTSSEDGYAQTLKKSYPFGRYSSSSLDAEVGKKTTTVHEPTLHNVSMARTTSDMSAGTNQSLEPASGTEVFLNRSRESKNNFSSAVEDNRSWTNYPEKTDASLDGETAMSTPRLDFSQLHSPDGHNAVGSTTGKDVQETDMVVNLSSIKTSIHADNGLSIPQLLHQISTDTEISSLEKHEALQHLIKASLGNDSSVWSKYFNQILTTVLDVLGDSDPSTREIALSLIAEMLNNQKDAMEESIEIVLEKLLHVTKDVVAKISNEANRCINVLLAKYDPFRSLAVVVPLLVSDDEKILVVCINYLTKLVAHLSQEELMDQLPTFLPALFDAFSNQSPDVRKSVVFCLVDIYIMLGKAFVPYLEGLSSTQLRLVTIYANRISQARSGTAIDSANQ, encoded by the exons ATGGAGGCGGCGCTGGAGGCGGCGCGCGCCAAGGACACCAAGGAGCGCCTGGCCGGGGTGGAGCGCCTGCACGAGGCGCTCGACGCGGCGGCGCGCCGCGGCCTCTCCCCGGCCGAGGTCACCTCTCTGGTGGAcacctgcgtggatctgacgcggGACGCCAACTTCCGCGTCGCGCAGGGGGGGCTGCAggcgctctccgccgccgccgtgctcgccGGGGACCACTTCAAGATCCACCTCAACGCGCTCGTCCCCGCCGCCGTCGAGCGCCTCGGCGACGGCAAGCAGCCCGTCCGCGAGGCCGCGCGCCAGCTCCTCGTCACGCTCATGGAG GTTTCTTCACCAACAATCATTCTCGAAAGGGCCGGAAATTATGCATGGACTCATAAGAGTTGGAGGGTTCGGGAAGAGTTTGTACTTACAGTGGCAACTGCAGTTGGGCTTTTCGCTTCTACGGAGCTTCTCATGCAACGAGTTTTACTCTCACCC GTCCTACAGTTGATGAATGATTCGAACCAAAGTGTCAGAGAAGCTGCTATATCTTGTATTGAG GAAATGTACAAGAACATGGGATCTCAGTTCCACGAAGAGTTGCAGCGCCATAATCTGCCTACATACATG CTAAAAGAAATAAATTCAAGATTGAATAGAATTGAACCAAAGGTTCCCGCATCTGATGGTACTGCAACACAGCATAAAGTTGCAGCATCTAGATCCGTTAGTGTTAACCCAAAAAGAGGCAGCCCACGGACAAAAAGCACACCGAGGGAAAGCACATTATTTGGAG GTGACACTGATATAACTGAAAAACCAGTGGAACCAGTAAGAGTCCACTCAGAGAAAGAATTACTTCGGGAGTTTGAGAAGATTGCAGCTACTCTTGTTCCAGAAAAGGACTGGTCAGTTCGTATTGCTGCCATGCAAAGGATTGAAGCACTGGTTTATGGAG GAGCTATTGATTACCCATCGTTTCTGACACTCTTGAAGCAGCTGATTCCTCCATTGTCTACTCAGCTAGCTGATCGACGGTCTACCATTGTAAAACAG GCATGCCATTTACTTAATGTGCTGTCCAAAGAACTCCTTGGTGACTTTGAGCCATGTGCTGAACAATTTATTCCG ATGCTTTTTAAGCTTGTTGTTATAACTGTGCTTGTCATCGCTGAATCTTCAGACACCTGCATAAAAACT ATCCTGCGAAACTGCAAGGTTGCACGAATTCTTCCTCGTGTAGCTGACACAGCCAAGAATGACCGAAGCGCAATTCTCCGTGCTAG GTGCTGCGAATACGCACTTCTAATATTGGAATATTGGGCTGATGCCCCGGAAATACAACGATCAGCTGATTTATATGAAGATCTAATAAAGTGCTGTGTAGCAGATGCTATGAGTGAG GTCCGTTCAACTGCAAGAACTTGCTACAGAATGTTCACGAAAACATGGCCTGAGCGCTCTCGCCGTCTTTTTATGCAATTTGATCCTGCCATACAGAGG ACAATAAATGATGAGGATGGTGTGCACAAACGTTATGCTTCTCCCTCACTTCGTGAGAAGGTTCTGCAGCCTTCTCGCACTTCATCTCATGCAAGTGGCACTCATATGCCTGGATATGGCACTTCAGCTATTGTTGCAATGGACAAGAGTGCAGCTATTTCTTCAGATTCATCTCTGCCATCAAACAATCTTCGTTTATCACAGTCAAAGACAACCAGCAGCGTTTCTGATAGAAGCCTAGAAAGTGTGCTCAGTTCAAGCAAAGAAAAGGTTTCTGCTATTGAAAGTTTGCTGAAAGGTGTTAGCATATCAGATAGGCAAAATTTCTCAGTTGCACGCTCAACAAGCTTGGACCTTG GGGTTGATGCTCCATCATCTCGTGATCCTCCTGTTCCTCTTGCAGCACCAGCTTCAAATCATCTATCTCTGCAGAACTCAGCGTTCTTGGATTCAACCATTCCTAGCATCAAAAGTTCTAGTACACGAAATGGAGGTTCCCGCGCATTGGATACAATGACGACACAGTTGGCCACCAAAGAGCGATCGAGGTCACCATATTTGAGTAATCTATCATCCGAGTCCATGACGGGCTTATCACTGCCTTATGTAAGAAGATCTTCAGAGAGGCTTCAAGACGGAATGGATGAGAGTAATGATCTGCGGTCAACCAGGCGGTTTCCTCAAATGCACACAGAAAAAAACTATATTGATATGCCTTATAGGGATGGTGCTGCTCACAGAGATTCACATAACAACAATGTCCCGAATTTCCAGAGACCTCTTCTAAGAAAGCAAGTAATGTCAAGGCCTTCTGCAAGTAGCCGGGACAGATTTGATGATAGTCAAGTACCTTCCAATGATGTATCTAGATATACAGATACTCTGGCTACTCTACACGATGCACTTTCTGAGGGTCTCAATCCTAGTTCTGACTGGGTAGCAAGAGTCTCTGCTTTTGATTTTATTCGGAATATAGTGCAACAAGGTCAGAGAGGTACTCAAGAAATTATTCAGAATTTTGAAAAGGTCATGAAGCTATTTTTCCGCCATCTGGATGATCCTCATCATAAGGTTGCACAAGCCGCTTTTTCTACGCTTGCAGAGATTATTCCTGCTTGCAAGAAGCCATTTGAGAGTTATGTCGAAAGAATTTTGCCACATGTCTTTTCCCGCCTTATTGATCCAAAAGAGTTGGTAAAAAAACCATGTTCTTTGACTTTGGAGATTGTTGGTCGATTATATGCAATCGATATGTTGCTACCTGCCCTAGTACGCTCACTAGATGAACAGAGGTCACCAAAGGCAAAGCTGGCTGTTATTGAATTTGCAAACAGATCGTTCAGTAATTACACGGTAGATTCTGAAGGTTATAGTAACAGTGGCTTCCTTAAGCTATGGCTTTCAAAATTGGCACCGTTAGTGAATGAAAAGAATGCAAAACTGAAGGAGGCATCTATTGCTGGTATCATATCTGTGTATTCTCAGTTTGACTCAACGGCAGTGTTAAATTTTATTTTAAGTTTATCAGTTGAAGAGCAAAACCTATTGAGGCGTGCCCTGAAGCAAAAAACACCTCGTATTGAGGTTGATCTGGTGAACTACTTGCAGAGCAAGAAAGAACGGCCACGCCCTAAATCTTATGACCAGGCAGACTTTGGAACTTCTTCCGAAGATGGTTATGCACAGACATTGAAGAAGAGCTATCCTTTTGGGCGGTATTCTTCTAGTTCccttgacgccgaagtgggaaagAAGACCACTACAGTGCATGAACCAACATTACATAATGTCTCTATGGCCCGAACAACTTCGGATATGAGTGCCGGTACTAATCAAAGCCTGGAACCGGCCTCAGGAACTGAAGTATTTTTAAATAGAAGTAGAGAATCAAAGAATAATTTTAGCTCAGCTGTGGAAGATAATCGTTCTTGGACAAACTACCCTGAAAAAACCGATGCCTCCTTAGATGGTGAAACCGCTATGAGCACTCCGCGCTTGGATTTCAGCCAACTGCACAGCCCTGATGGGCATAATGCTGTTGGTTCAACTACAGGAAAAGATGTTCAGGAGACAGATATGGTTGTAAACCTTAGTTCTATAAAGACCAGCATACATGCTGACAACGGCTTGAGCATACCACAACTTCTTCATCAG ATAAGCACCGACACAGAAATATCAAGTTTGGAAAAGCACGAAGCATTACAACACTTGATTAAGGCTTCGCTTGGTAATGACAGCTCCGTTTGGTCAAAG TATTTCAATCAAATATTAACGACCGTACTTGACGTGCTGGGTGACTCCGATCCATCTACTAGGGAGATTGCTTTGTCTTTAATTGCTGAGATGCTCAACAATCAG AAAGACGCTATGGAAGAATCTATTGAGATTGTTCTTGAAAAACTTCTGCATGTGACGAAAGATGTGGTGGCAAAG ATTTCAAATGAAGCGAACCGATGCATAAATGTTTTGTTGGCAAAATACGATCCTTTCAGATCTCTTGCT GTTGTAGTACCTCTTTTGGTCAGTGATGATGAAAAGATACTCGTTGTGTGTATCAACTATTTGACAAAG CTTGTCGCGCACCTTTCCCAAGAGGAATTGATGGATCAACTGCCTACATTTTTGCCAGCACTGTTTGATGCTTTTAGTAACCAAAGTCCAGATGTTCGAAAG AGTGTTGTATTCTGCTTGGTGGATATCTACATCATGCTCGGGAAAGCATTCGTCCCGTACCTGGAAGGGCTGAGCAGCACGCAGCTGCGCTTGGTGACCATCTACGCCAACCGGATTTCGCAGGCAAGGTCCGGCACGGCGATCGACAGCGCTAACCAATGA